From the Thermodesulfobacteriota bacterium genome, the window TCCTCGCCCGCATGAAGGGGCTCCTGGGAAGAAAACGCCTCGAAGACGGGGAGGCCCTGTGGATAAAGCCCTGCCGGGGTATCCATACCATCGGGATGAGCTTCCCCATAGACGTGCTCTTCCTGGACGCGGACAACGTGGTCGTAGAAGCAAGGGAGAATATACCTCCTAACAGGCTTTCAAAGATCGTCTTTAAGGCAAAGACCGTCCTGGAACTTCCGGCCGGGACCCTATCGGCGACAGAGACGAGGGCGGGAGATACGCTGCGCTTTTCCACATAATGACCCGGCGTGTTGCCA encodes:
- a CDS encoding DUF192 domain-containing protein, which produces MKAFNLKNDRELSHNVVVADSVLARMKGLLGRKRLEDGEALWIKPCRGIHTIGMSFPIDVLFLDADNVVVEARENIPPNRLSKIVFKAKTVLELPAGTLSATETRAGDTLRFST